Part of the Deinococcus reticulitermitis genome is shown below.
CTACGCCGTGCGCGAGGGCGCCGACGCGACGCACGCCCTGCAAGGCTTTCTGCGCAAGGCGGGCGCCGAGCGCCAGTACCTCACGGGCGCCTCGATGGGCGGCAACATCGTCGTCTCGCTGATCGAACGTTTCCCGACCGCCTACGTGGGCGCCCTGAGCCTGTGTGGCGTCACGCCCGGCTGGCGTTCAGAGATGGCGTACCTGCTCGACTTCCGGGTGGTGTACGACGCGCTGACGGTAGGCACGCCTTATGCGCTGCCCGCCGTGAAAGACCCCACCCGCCCCGACCCGGCCTTCACCCAGGACGCGGTGAATAGGGCCGTCGGCGCCCTGTTTCTCGACCAGTTCCGGGGCAACGCCGAGGCGCGGCGCATCGTCAACCGGGTGGCGCGGGTGACCGGCGCGGCGCGCGACCCGATCAGCTTCATCGTGCCGCTCTCGATCTCCATCGTGGGATTAGAGGACATCACCAAGAGCCTCGGCGGCCTGGGCTACAGCAACGCGCGCCGGGCCTACATCGGCAGCGCCGACGACGCGGCCCTCAACCGGGACGTGGCCCGCTTCACCGCTTCTCCCGAGTCGAGTGCCGCGCTCGACGCTGGCTACACCGCGACCGGCAAATTCAGCACCCGGCTCCTGAGCGTCCACAACCTCTCCGACCCCCTGGTGCCGTACCGCTTGCAAGAGGAGTTCGCCGCCCTCGTCGAGCGCGCCGGCAACCGCGCCAACCTCGTGACGCAGGTGGTGGACGCGAGGCCCGTCAACCTGCTGAGCCTGAGAGACAGCGGCCCGGTCCACTGCGACTTCAGCGAGGCGCAACTCGGCTCGTCCTGGAACGAGCTGCGCGCTTGGGTGGAGCGCGGCGTGCGGCCCCAGGAGGGCAAGAACATCACGGCGGCGCAGTAACGCAGAGCAAGAGAAGCGGCCAGGGAGGCGAGGTCCCTGGCCGGCTTCTTTCTACTTTCGGAGTTCACGGCCCTTCCAGCCGCCGCTCTTCTTGCACGATCAATGTGCTGCCCTCCACCCCGATGACCCGCACGGCGGCGCCGACCGGGAGGTCCGGGCCGCTCGCGCGCCAGTCGGAGTCGCCGACGCGCACGCGCCCGCTGCCGTGGGTGATCGGAGCCGTCACGGTCACGGTGCGCCCGAGCAGGCGCTCAGCCCCCCGGTTGAGCGCGTCGCCCTCGCCCGAATCGCTCAGGCGGCCCAGGTAATGACGCCCGAGCCACACGGCGGCCACGCTCAGGCCCGCAAAGAGCAGCAGTTGGCCCGGCACGTCGAGTGGAATCACCGAGCTGAGCAGCCCCAGCCCGAAGGCCGCGAGCGCGAGCCACACGAAGAACACGCCGGGCGCCGCGAGTTCGAGCAGCAGCAGGCTGCCCCCCAGCACCCACCAGTGCCAGGGGTCGATGTTGTTCAGACTGGGCAGCCAGTCGGGCATCGCCATCACCCCCGCTTGGGCAGCGAGGTGACCGGCACGCCCACCGGTTGCGGCGAGCTGATCGGCGCGGCTGGCACGCGCGGCATGGCCTGCGGCATCGTTTGGGGCGCCGGCTGGGTCTGGCCGGGACTGAAGGCTTCCCGGGCGACCTCGGCGATGCCCTGGAGGCTGCCGAGGATGCTCGTCGCCTCGATGGGCAGGATCAGCGTCTTCTGGTTGGGCGCCGAGGCCACGTCGCGCAGCGCCTCGACGTACTGCTGGGCGATGAAGTAGTTGATGGCCTGCACGTTGCCGTTGGCGATCGCCTGGCTCACCACGCGTGTCGCCTCGGCCTCGGCCTGGGCGCGGCGCTCGCGCGCCTCGGCTTCCATGAAGGCGGCCTGGCGCTCACCCTCGGCCTTGAGCACGGCGGCCTGCTTCTCGCCGTCGGCCTTGAGGATCGCGGCTTGCCGGAAGCCCTCGGCGTCGAGGATGTTGGCGCGCTTCTCGCGCTCGGCCTTCATCTGGCGGGCCATGCTCGCAACCAGGTCGGCGGGCGGCCTGATGTCCTTGACCTCGATGCGCGTCGCCTTGATGCCCCACGGCTCGGTGGCCTCGTCCACCACGATCAAGAGCCGGGCATTGATCTGGTCGCGGTTGGACAGCAGCTCGTCGAGGTCCATGCCGCCCGTCACGGTGCGGATGTTGGTCATGGTGAGGTTCAGGACCGCCTGTTCGAGGTTGCGGACCTCGTAGCTCGCCTTGGCCGAGTCGAGCACCTGATAAAAGACCACCGCGTCCACCGTCACGAGGGCGTTGTCCTTGGTGATGACCTCCTGGCTCGGCACGTCGAGCACCTGCTCCATCATGTTGACCTTGCGCCCGATGCGGTCGATATACGGAATGATCAGGTTGAGCCCCGGCTGAAGCGAGCGCTGGAACTTGCCGAAGCGCTCCTGCGTCCACTCGTAGCCCTGCGGCACGCTCTTGATGCCGGCGATCAGCGTGGCGATCACCAGAACCAGCAGCACGATCACGAAAATCGTAAATCCCATGGGTGTGGCCTCCTTGACTGTCTTACGCGCCGGGGCGCGCGAAGGTTCCCGCTTCCTTTACACTCCGGAGCCGATGACCCTCATGGCCCCCCTCCCGCTGGTGAGCCTGCGCGGCGTGACGGTGCGCGCCGGGGGGCAAACCCTGCTGGACGAGGTTTCGCTCGACGTGTGGCCCGGTCAGGCCCTGCGCCTCGCCGGACCCAACGGCGGCGGCAAGACCACGCTGCTGCGGCTGCTCGCGGGCGAGGTCGCGCCGGTTGCGGGCACGCGCACCTACGGCCTCGGCGGGGTGCTCCGTCCGTCGGCGGTGCGGGCGCGCCGGAGCCTGAGCGTGGTCGGTCCCGATGCCGAGGCCTTTTACCTCACCCGCGACTGGGCCTTGACCGTGCGGGACGTGCTGCTCGCCGGCGCGGAGGGAGAGGTCCTGCCGCTGTGGGAGGCGAGCGCTGAGCAGCGCGCGCGGCTGGCGGAAGTGGTCACCCTGACCGGCGTGGAGTCGCTGCTCACGCGCGACTTCCGCACCCTCTCGCACGGCCAGCGCCGGCGCACGCTGCTCGCCCGCGCGCTGATGCCGCGCCCCGAGCTGCTGCTGCTCGACGAGTTCACCGACGGCCTGAGCCCGGCGGCCCGCCGTGACCTCGGCGACGTGCTGCGCCGCGTGCACGGAGCCGGAGTCGCGGTTGCTCTCGCCACCCACCGCCCGGAGGAGGCACCCGACTTGCCCTGGCGCACCGTGCGGGTCGCGGGCGGGCGCCTGACGGACGAGGAGGGGAGCAGCGTCCCCGCCGCCGTGGGTGCACTCCCACTTCCCGCCGGCCAGGGCACCCTGGTCGAGCTGCATGACGCTGAGGTGTACCGCAATGGCGCGCGCGCCCTCGGCCCACTGACCTGGACCTGGGAGGCGGGGCAGCACTGGCTGGTGACCGGCGAGAACGGCAGCGGCAAAAGCACCCTCGCCCGCTTGATCGCCGGCGAGTTTCACCCGGCCCTCGGTGGGACCGTCTCGCGGCCCTTTCTCACGCGGGACCGGCTGCCGGAGCGCCGGCGGGCCATCGGCCTCGTCTCCGCCGAACTCGGCATCCGGCAGCGCCGGGAGTGGACGGGGCGTGAGGTGATCGCCAGCGCCTACGCCGGCACCGAGGGCTTCGCGCCCGCGCCCAGCGCCGAACAGGAACGTGAAGTCGAGCGTCTGGCCGAGCACCTCGGCGTGCTCGATCTGCTGCCGCGCTCCGCCGAAGCCTTGTCGCAGGGGCAACTGCGCCGGCTGCTGCTCGCCCGCGCCGCCGCCCAGCGGCCCCGGCTGCTGATCCTAGACGAGGGCTTCGACTTCCTCGACGAGGACGCCCGCGCCCGCTTTCTCGCGCTGCTGCCCGAGCTGGTGCGCGGCGGCACGCACCTGATGGTGATCGCGCACCGCGCCTCCGACGCGCCGCCAGGGCTCACGCATCATCTGCACTTGGAGGGGGGGCGGGCCGTGACAGGGCTGCACGTGACGGAGACGGGCGCTCCTTAGCGTCAGACTCGCCTCACTTTCCCCCTCTACCCTGGCCGCATGAAGTTCGCTTCCCTGCTGCTTTCCCTGCTCGCCCTCGGCCTGGTGCCGGGTGCGGCGGCGCAAACTGCCAAACCCTCGACGCCGGCGACGGCAGCGCCTGCCCCTGCGCCCACTGTCGCCACAACCAACCTTGTCACCCAGCCCGGCTACTCGTTCACGGCGGCGGGCGGCTGGCTCTCGCTGCGCAACGATCAGGGCAACTCGGCGCTGAAGGGGCCAGCGGTGACGGGAAAGCCCCACGCTAATTTCACGGTACTCGTCAGTGACCTCTCTAAAGTCGCCAAGGCTAATCGCACCTTAGGCGTTGCTCGTGACGTGCGGGCCGAGGAGCTGCCTACCCTGGTCAAGAACTTCAAGTGGCTCGGCGAGCGCACGGTCAAGGTGGCGCCCTCGGGCACCCTCGGCGTGCTCTGGAGCTACAGCGGCCAGGACCAGGGCCAGGGCTTCCGCTGGACGCAACTGATGACGATGAAGGGCGACAAGCTTTACACCGTCACCCTCGCTGTGCCGGACGGCACTCGCGCGGACGTGGCGGCGGCGGGGCGCATGATGTTCGATTCGTTCGCGCTGCGCTGAACTTCAGGGGTGGGCCGGGGGCTGGGGCGCTGAGGGCTCCGGCCCCTTGTTCTGTGCGAGGTCCTGTTCGAGCCGCGTGGCCAGAGCGCTCAGGTATTCCGCCAGCGCCTCGTGACCGGCAATCTGGTGATCGGCGTGCGGCGTGAGCAGCGCCAGGGTGCCCACCTGCACCGCGTAACCGGCGACCTCGAGCATCACCTCGTCGTTGTCGCTGTCTCCAAAAGCCACCGTCCGGTCGAGCGGGATGCCGAGGGCCTCGGCGATGCGGGTCAGCGCCGCCGCCTTGTGCGCGCCGGTCGGTGTGACCGTCAGGAAGTGCGGGTACGGGTCCTGGCCGCCGGTCACGACGAGGTGGGGATGGGTGTTCCGGAGACGTCCGGCGAGCGTGGCGACCTCGGGGTGGTAGAACCCGGCCTTCACCACCCCGTTTTCCGGCGCCTCGTGCAGCGGGCGGTAACCGCGCAGCAGCATCCAGGGCTCGGGATCGCGTCCGGGGGGCAGCTCCACGAAGATGGTGTCGTGCGTAAACAGCACGAGCCGCGCGCCTTCAAGTTCGTGCTCCAGAACCGCGCGCAGGTCTTCTAGTGTGAATTCAGCCTGGTCGAGCAGCTCACCCCCCACCTCGACCCGCCCGCCGTTGTTGGTCGCCACGGCGTCGGGCCGCGCGCCTTCACGCACGGCGCGCGGTGGCTGGTCGCGCCCGGTGATCAGCGCCACCCGGACCCCGAGCGAGCGCAGCCGTCCGAGGGCGTGGGCGGTGTCGGGCGCGAGCTTGGTCCCGCCGTCAGGAATCAGGGTGCCGTCGAGGTCGAAGGCGAGCAGCAGCGGCAGCCCGGCGGGAAAGGCGGCGGGCGTGGGGGGCGGCGTGGTCATGGAGGTCAACATAGCCTGCGCCCGTCGGGGGATGTTCAGGCGCGGGCGCCTGCAAGTGAGAGAGAAGCAGGCACGGAAGCCGGTATCATGCGCGCGTGAGCTTTCTTCCGCCTGGACCGCGCGCCGCTCCCCCCCCGACCGAGAGCACCCGCGACCGCATTCAGACCGAGGCGGCGCGGCTGTTTCTCGCCAGCGGCTACCACGGTGTGAGCATGCGCGAGGTGGCCGAGGCGGTCGGCGTGACCAAGCCGGCGCTCTACCACCACTACGCCGACAAGGAAGCGCTGTTTCTCGCGATGCTCGACGGCGCCCTCGCCACGCTCGCCCGCCTGGTCGAGCACGCCGGGCAGGGGCGGGAGATCGGCGCGCAGCTGCGCACCCTGATCGCCGACCTGCTCGCCACCGCTCCCGAGCAGCGCGCGGGGCTGCAACTCGCCTCCGAACTGCGCCACGTCTCGCCGGAGCGCCGCGCCGCCTTCGAGACCGAGTACCGCCGGGTGTGGATGGGTGGCCTGACCGCCCTAATCGAGCAGGCCGCGCAGCGCGGGGAACTGCGCCGCGACCTGTCGCCCGCCGTGCTCACCCGCGCGCTGCTCGCGCTCACTTACCCTCTCGTGAGCGGCCCGCCCGTTCCTGACCCGCGGGCGACCGCCGAAGCGCTGCTCAGCATCTACCTTGACGGGGCGGCGAGCGCCCGGGAGTAGAGCCGAGCCGTTCGCCCCGGGGCAGTGTTACCCTCGCCCTATGCCCCGCCCCGCCGCCCGCCTGTCGCCGGAGGCCTTTCACCGCGCCCGCGCCTACTTGCTGGAGCAGGGCCGCTCCCTGGAGGCCGCGCGCTTCCGGCACGCCTTCGAGGAGGGAGACGCCGCCGACGTGCTTCTCGCCCTGCGCGCCTACCGCAACCCGGACGGCGGGTTCGGGCAGGCGCTGGAGCCCGACTGCCGCGCGCCGCACAGCAGCGTGCTCGCGACCGCTCAGGCGCTGCGGATTCTGCACGTCCTGGATGTGCCGGCAGAGGACACCCTGCTGACCGGCGCCGTGACCTGGCTGCGTGCCCAACTCCAGCTCAGCGACGGGGAAACCGTCTGGTCCTTCCTGCCTCCGGAGGCCGACGCCTTCCCCCACGCGCCCTGGTGGAACCAGACCGAGGAGGGGGAACTCGCCCGCACCTTCGGCGGCTTCCGCGTCAACCCGCGCGCCGCGCTCGTCGCCTGGCTGTGGCGCTGGCCGCAGCTGCTCCCCGAAGGGCAGCTCGCCCTGCTGACGGTGGAGACGCGCGACGCGGTCTTGGAGGGCCTTGAACCGGGTGACGTGAACGGCCACGAGGCGGCCGCCGTGTTCGCCCAGGCCGCCGAAGTGCCGGCCCTGCACCGCGCGCCTGTGCTCGACTACCTCGACGAGGTGTTGCCGGACCGGGTGGCACACACGGCCCGGGCCCTGGGCGAGTACGGTCTGAATCCCCTGCTGTGCGCTCCCACCCCGGCTGCGCCGCTGGCCCCCCCGCTGGCGACCCCCATCGCGGCGGCCCTGACCCACCTGCTCGCCTCGCAGGAAGAGGACGGCTCGTGGGCGCCGAATTGGTCGTGGGGCACTCAGTTCCCCGATGCCTGGGCACAGGCTGAGCGCGAGTGGCGCAGTGTGCGGACCCTGGAGGCGCTCCTCACGCTGCGGGCGTGGGGCCGTGACGTTTCTGTGCCTCCGTCTGCCTGACCTCACCCGCCACGCGAAAGCCGCCCCCCCTCGCGGGTAGGGCGGCACATGTGGGCCGGGGTATTTTTGCCTCGCCTTTTTTTCTTGGCCCTTATTTTTGCCCCTATTTTTTCGGGGCGTCGATGGTCTTGATCTTGCCGGTCGGCCGCGCCGGGGCGCGCTGCACGGTCTGGCCCAGAGAAGCGGTTTCGCGCTCAACCTGCTTGTTGATGATGACCTGCTGGATGATGCCGATGATGGTCGACAGGATGATGTAGATCGTCACGCCCGCCGGGAAGGTGAAGGCGAAGTACACGAAGATCAGGTAGAGGAACGCCTGCTGCTTGAACATGTCGGGCGTCTTGCGCGTCATGACATACAGCTGCCCCAGGTTCACGACGAGGTAGATGATCGCCAGGATGTAGAAGGGGTCGGGAATCGCGAGGTCAGGCAGCCACAGGAAGCCCGAGTCGAACTCGAAGTTGCGCATCGTGGACCACAGCGCGATCAGGATAGGAAACGGGAGGAAGGTCGAGAAGCAGCCCGCCGGGTTGAAGTTGTAATCGCGGTAGAGCTGCTGCATCTCCTGCTGCATCGCCATGCGCGACTCCACGTCGGCCTTGCCTTTGTACTTCTCCTGGATCTCCTTGATCTTGGGCTGCATGACCTGCATGCGCGCGGTGGTGCGGCCCTGCGCCTGCATCAGCGGCCACATCGCGAGCCGGAGCAGGATGGTCAGCGCCACGATCACGAGGCCCCAGTTGGGAATCACCTTGTAGAGCGACTCCATCAGCTTGACGATAAAGAGGCTGATCTGTCCGAAGAAGTTGGGTTTGAACAGCCCCGGCAGCTCCATGTAACCGCTCTGATAGAGGTGGATCAACTCGTTTTTGCCGCCGTAGACCTCAAGGTTGCTCTGCGCCGGCAGGCTGGCGGTGACGAGGCCCTGTGGTCCCCCGGTCAGCGTCACGTCGACCTGGGTGCCCGCCTGCGGACGCACGATCAGGGCGTGGGCGATCTGGCTGGGGTTTTCTTGCAGCGCGGCGTACTGGATATTCTCGACATTCAGCGTGCCGCTGCCCTGCACGCTCGCGGGCTGCCCGCCCACCGGCACCGCCTGCACGCGCGGGTTGTCGGCCTTGCCGAGACCGGGGAAGAGCATGTTCACCCGCTCGGGGCCGCCCTGAACATCGGTGCGCACGTCCACCTTGAAGTTGCGCGGGTGCAGGGTGATCGTCTTGGTCACGGTCACGCCGCCCTGCACGTAGCGGAACACCGCGTCCTGGCGGTTTTGCGCGAGGTTGGCGCTGAGCTGGGGAGGCTGCGTCTCGGCGGCCTGCGCGGGATCAAGGACCCCAGCGGCCTGCACTGCGAAGGCCTTGCGCCCGGCCACCATGTTGACGATGCCGGCCTTCTGATTGATCAGCGCGGAAAAATCGTAGGTGCCGTCGGCTTTCTTCTTGATGAAGGGCGTGCCCGCATAGCTCTTGACGTACCAGCCGATCACCTCGCCGCGCGCGTTGAAGACCACGTCTTGCAGGTTGCTCGTGGCGATGTACTCGGTGCCGGGCTTCCCGTCGAAGTCAGCCTGAATCCACTCGGGCGTGATTGCCTTGCCGAAGGTGGGCAGCGGCCCGGTGGTGGCGCAGCCGCTGAGCAGCGCAGCCCCCAGCACGGCAGAAAGCGGAAAAAGCAGGGTCTTGGTCACGGTTGGGTCCTATCGTCCTCTGTGGTCGGCCTCACTGACCCCCCGGAGCGGGAGCGGTGAGCAGGAAAGTACTCAGGCACTGGGTCAAAGCCCCCCGGCACGAGCGGATTGCAGCGCACGATGCGCCAGGCGGCCAGCCAACTGCCCTTGAGCGCGCCGTGCTGCTCGAGTGCCCGAGCAGCGTACTCCGAGCAGCTTGGCGTAAAGCGGCAGGTGGGCGCCGGCTTGCGCGGGGAGAGTGCCCGCTGATACCAGCGCACCGCGCGTGTCAGAAACGCCCCCGGGGCGCTCACGGCTGGCTCCGGGGCCGCGGGGACGGGGCAGGATCAGGCACGCCGGAAGATACGCGTCCCGGGGAGCTGGAGTTCCCGCCGCCCCGCTGGCCTCCCTTCGCGGCGCGCGGCGCCTGCCGGGCGCGGGTGAGCGCGGCGGCCAGGGCCGCTTGCACCTCGGCAAACGGAGCGCTCAGCACCCCCGGGTTGGGCAGCAGGATCGCGCGGCAGGCAGGAAGGCCCTGCGGCAGCAGCTCGGGGGGCATGGTCCGCAGCGCCTCACGCACCCGGCGGCGGGCGCGGTTGCGATCCACCGCATGTTTCAGGGTCTTTTTTGACACCACGAGTCCGATGATCGCGCGTGGGCGCCAGGGCTCACCGTAGCGCGGGCGGTAATCGGTCAGGCGCAGCGTGAACAGGGCGTGGCGCACCGCCACCCCGTGGGCGCGCACCTTGCGAAACTCACGCTCGCCACGCAACGAGTCCAGCGCCACCGGGCGGCGAGGCTTGACCTCGGTGCCCTGGGCGGCGCTGGCAGAACGTGACGGCGTGATGGAGTCCCCCGGCAGTGCCCGCGGACCTTACTCGTCGCTGACGGTGAGCTGGTGACGGCCCTTGGCGCGGCGGCGGGCGAGGATGTTGCGGCCCGACTTGGTCTTCATGCGGGCGCGAAAGCCGTGGGTCTTGGCCCGCTTGCGGGTGTTGGGTTGGTAGGTACGCTTCATGGCTGATGGCTCCTTGGGTGGTGTTGTGTCGCCTGCGCCCAGCGCGGTCTGGGACCCTCTCGGACTCCCGCACGCGCGCCCGCAGCCCGTTGGCCCTTGGCCTGTCGCTCCGTGGCGTGACGACCCGCCCCATCACGGGGCAAACTCAGGAAGTGTAGCACAGAGGGGGGTGAGCCGGCGAGGGCTCCGGAGGCCGCCGGGCTCGCCCTTCCCCCGGCTGACCCGGCGCGGTACACTTTTCATGTCCGTTTGGCGTCAGCGTAAGTCAGGGTTCCCCACGCAGAACCCCGGTTCCCCGACCCTTGGGCCAGCGTTCGCCCGGCTTGTGGCCTGGGTGCCCGCTTCCAGCCTGACCATTCACGGGGAAGAGCAGGGGCTTGAAGGAGTAGGCAGATGGCCGAAGTGATTCTGGAGAACATCAACAAGCATTACGGCACCAAATTCCATGCGGTGAAGGACTTCAACCTCCACATCGCCGACCGCGAGTTCATGGTCTTCGTCGGTCCGTCGGGCTGCGGCAAGTCCACCACGCTACGCATGATCGCCGGCCTCGAGGACATCACCACCGGCGTGCTCAAGATCGGCAACCGCGTCGTCAACGATGTGCCGCCCAAGGACCGCGACATCGCGATGGTCTTCCAGAACTACGCGCTCTACCCGCACATGAACGTCTACGAGAACATGGCGTTCGGGCTCAAGCTCCGCAAGACCCCGAAAGACGAGATCGACCGCCGGGTACGCGACGCCGCCAAGATCCTCCAGATCGAGCATCTGCTCGGGCGCAAGCCCAAGGAGCTCTCGGGCGGTCAGCGTCAGCGCGTGGCGATGGGCCGCGCGATCGTGCGCGAGCCGTCCGTCTTCCTGATGGACGAGCCGCTCTCGAACCTCGACGCCAAGCTGCGCGTGGAGATGCGCTCGCAGATTTCTCAGCTGCACCGCCGCCTCGGGGCCACCATCATCTACGTGACCCACGACCAGGTGGAAGCCATGACGCTCGGCAACCGCATCGTGGTGATGCGCGACGGCGTGATCATGCAGGTCGATACTCCGATGAACCTCTACGATTTCCCGCAGAACAAGTTCGTCGCGGGCTTCATCGGCAGCCCCTCCATGAACTTTCTGACAGCGCAGGTTCGCAACGGCCAGTTCTACGTCGGCGACAGCCACGTCGCGCCGATGGGTCGTCTCGCCCAGAGCCTGAAGGCCTACGAGGGCCGTGAAGTGTTCCTCGGCATCCGCCCCGAGCACATGGGCATGGTGGGCCTGAGCGACATTCCGCAGGGCAACAACGTGGTACGCGGCCAGGTTGTGGTCGTCGAGTCGCTCGGTGCCCAGACCGACCTGATCGTGGACATCGCCGGCCAGACGGTGACCGCCAAGCTCGAGGGCATGGCCCCGGTCGAGCCCGGCGACACCATCGACCTCCTGATTGATCAGACGCGCCTCCATGCGTTTGATACCTCGACCGAACTCGCCATCGACCGGGGCACCCCCACTGGCACCCGCGGGCAGCTCGACACCCAGGGCCTCGGCTACGATTACCCCAGCCACACCCCCCAAGGTCAGGGAATGGCCGTTGCCGGAATGATGGCTCAGGGGACGGTGCAGCCTGGAGGCGCGCCGCACGTGCAGGCCGCCCAGACCCAGGACGCAGGCAGCAGCTCGGTCACCGTGATTGAGGCCAAGCCGCGCTGAGGCGAACGCTGAGACAAAAGAGGGAGAGGCCCCGGCGGGCTTCTCCCTCTCTCCTGCACCTTTCCTGTGGGCCTCGGTGCTGCCCCGTCCCGCTGACCTGGCCCAGGAAACGGCGGGCGCCGGGTCAGCGCCCGGGTCCGTGGGGACGCTAGAGTGCACGCACTTCCTACGCCCCCATCCTCAAGGAGAACCCATGAAAAAAGCCCTGCTTTCCCTGACCGCCCTTTGCCTGCTCGCGGGCACTGCCGAAGCCCGGACCTGGGCCGAGATCAAGAAGTCCGGCACCATCAAGATTGGTACCGAGGGCGCTTTTCCCCCCTTCAACATGATGAAGGGCACGCAGCTCACGGGATTTGAAGTTGAGCTCGCCAACGCGCTCGCCAAGCAGCTCGGGCTGAAGGTGCAGTGGGTCACGCAGCCCTTCGACGGGCTGCTGCTCGGGCTCCAGCAAGACCGCTTCGACTTCGTGATCGCCTCGCACGGCATCACCCCCGAGCGTCAGCGCGCGGTGGACTTCGCCAACCCGCACTACTGCACTGGCGGCGCCATTGTGAGCATGAAGGGCGGCCCCACCAAGGCCGCCGACCTCAAGGGCAAGATCGTCGCCGTCCAGGTCGGCACGACCTACCTGACCGGCGTGCAGAAGATTCCGGGCGCCAAGGTGCTGGTCTTCCCCAAGGACACCGACGCCCAGACGGCGCTGCTCGCGGGCAAGGCCGCCGTGTGGGTGGGCGACAAGTTCACTGGCCTCGATCTGGTCAAGGCGCAGAAGGGCAAGCTGCAACAGGGCGCGCTGCTGTTTACCGAGAAGATCGGTATGGCGGTCAAGAAGGGCAACACCTCCGTGCTCAAGGAACTCAATGCCGCGCTGGCCAAGGCACAGAGTAGCGGCACCTACGCCAAGATCAGCCGCAGTTACTTCGGCGAGGACATCCGTTGCAAGAACTTTCAGTAAGCCCCTGAGCTGTAGAGGAAGCCGCGAGCCCCGGCCGGCCGAAGCCGCCGCGCTCGCGGCTTCTCGTGGTCCCCAGGTCAAGTGTCGAGTCGGCCACAAATATGCCATGATTCTCCAATGCCAAAGAGCCTGATTCTCCGCGCGGCCAGGACCCCAGCGGGAGGGGCGCTGTGACCACCGCCCCTGTGCGCACCGTTCGCCGCACGCCGCTGGGGGCGGGGGAAATCGCGCTGTGGCTGCTCGGGGCGGCCGCGAGCTTTCTCGCGCTGTTCTGGCTGATCACGCAGGCGCTGCGCCTGCCTTTCTTGCCCGACACCATCCGTGAGAACGCGGGGCTCTTTGTGCAGGGCGCGCAGGTCACGCTCTATCTCACCATCGTCAGCGCGCTGCTCGGGCTGGTGCTGGGCGTGCTGCTCGGACTCGGCAAGATGGCGAACGATCCGCTGCTGACCTCGCCGGGTGGGGGGCTGGGGCGGCTGGTGAGCGCCCTGGTGGCCGGGGTGTGCAGCTTCCTGATCTGGATCATCCGGGGCACGCCGCTGTACGTGCAACTCCTCTTCGCCTACTACGCCCTGCCCGAGATCCTGCCGCCGTACCGGGCGCTGCTCGCCTGGTCC
Proteins encoded:
- a CDS encoding ABC transporter substrate-binding protein; translation: MKKALLSLTALCLLAGTAEARTWAEIKKSGTIKIGTEGAFPPFNMMKGTQLTGFEVELANALAKQLGLKVQWVTQPFDGLLLGLQQDRFDFVIASHGITPERQRAVDFANPHYCTGGAIVSMKGGPTKAADLKGKIVAVQVGTTYLTGVQKIPGAKVLVFPKDTDAQTALLAGKAAVWVGDKFTGLDLVKAQKGKLQQGALLFTEKIGMAVKKGNTSVLKELNAALAKAQSSGTYAKISRSYFGEDIRCKNFQ
- a CDS encoding ABC transporter ATP-binding protein, which produces MAEVILENINKHYGTKFHAVKDFNLHIADREFMVFVGPSGCGKSTTLRMIAGLEDITTGVLKIGNRVVNDVPPKDRDIAMVFQNYALYPHMNVYENMAFGLKLRKTPKDEIDRRVRDAAKILQIEHLLGRKPKELSGGQRQRVAMGRAIVREPSVFLMDEPLSNLDAKLRVEMRSQISQLHRRLGATIIYVTHDQVEAMTLGNRIVVMRDGVIMQVDTPMNLYDFPQNKFVAGFIGSPSMNFLTAQVRNGQFYVGDSHVAPMGRLAQSLKAYEGREVFLGIRPEHMGMVGLSDIPQGNNVVRGQVVVVESLGAQTDLIVDIAGQTVTAKLEGMAPVEPGDTIDLLIDQTRLHAFDTSTELAIDRGTPTGTRGQLDTQGLGYDYPSHTPQGQGMAVAGMMAQGTVQPGGAPHVQAAQTQDAGSSSVTVIEAKPR
- a CDS encoding amino acid ABC transporter permease gives rise to the protein MTTAPVRTVRRTPLGAGEIALWLLGAAASFLALFWLITQALRLPFLPDTIRENAGLFVQGAQVTLYLTIVSALLGLVLGVLLGLGKMANDPLLTSPGGGLGRLVSALVAGVCSFLIWIIRGTPLYVQLLFAYYALPEILPPYRALLAWSDTLNLIPSIPVFSVFVAGIVALSLNVAAYNAEVIRGGVQGVARGQTEAARSLGLSTFQTLWTVVLPQALRLSLPALVNNVVALLKDSSLAAVIGVTELAKIADQVRSSTFQPIPALAVAAAVYLALTTVLTFFTDQLERRVKIASR